The Salegentibacter mishustinae genome includes a window with the following:
- the topA gene encoding type I DNA topoisomerase — MAKNLVIVESPAKAKTIEKFLGKDYKVASSFGHIADLPTKELGVDTDGDFKPKYIVSKDKKDVVRKLKGFAKDAEMVWLASDEDREGEAIAWHLAEELNLKDEKTKRIVFHEITKSAILKAIDNPRGINYNLVNAQQARRVLDRLVGYELSPVLWRKVKGGLSAGRVQSVSVRLIVEREREIQNFTAEASFRIDAEFATEDGKSFKAKIPKNFDSRKEAEAFLQQNLGADFKVAELTTKPAKKSPAPPFTTSTLQQEAARKLYFSVSKTMTMAQRLYEAGHITYMRTDSVNLSEDARKGAKEEILKAYGDKYAKSRQFKGKTKGAQEAHEAIRPTNFANHSVRADRDEQRLYELIWKRAIASQMSEAQLERTNVKIEASKHDKQFTANGEVLKFDGFLKVYLEGTDDDEDAEEQNGMLPALKENQPLSNKYITATERFTRPPYRYTEASLVKKLEELGIGRPSTYAPTISTIQNRNYIEKGSVDGTEREYLQFVLKGSDIKENKLTETVGSDKGKLVPTAVGMVVNDFLVNHFSNILDYNFTARVEQSFDDIAEGNEEWTHMMKEFYEDFHPQVVDVAKNADREVGERILGEDPETGKPVSVRLGKFGPMVQIGSVEDDEKPKFASLGPDQTLDSVTYEEAMDLFQLPKELGEYKDEKVEVNNGRFGPYVKFGKKYVSLEKGEDPLNVDFERAMELIKEKEKADAPIHHYEDMPVQKGVGRFGPFLKWNGIFINVNKKYDFDNLSIEDIETLIEDKKRKEREKLIHNWEEEGIRVEKARWGRFNIIKGKTKIELPKTTDAENLTLQAVQEILEEKSKKKKKTTKKKAPAKKKTAAKKATAKKKTTTKKKK, encoded by the coding sequence ATGGCAAAGAATTTAGTGATTGTAGAGTCCCCTGCCAAGGCAAAAACCATCGAGAAATTTTTAGGAAAAGATTATAAGGTAGCGTCCAGTTTTGGACATATAGCCGATTTGCCTACAAAAGAATTAGGTGTAGATACCGATGGCGATTTTAAACCAAAATATATAGTTTCTAAAGACAAAAAAGATGTAGTTAGAAAACTAAAAGGTTTCGCCAAAGATGCAGAAATGGTTTGGTTGGCAAGTGATGAAGACCGGGAGGGAGAAGCTATTGCCTGGCACCTTGCAGAGGAGCTAAATCTTAAAGATGAAAAAACAAAAAGAATTGTTTTTCACGAGATCACTAAATCGGCTATTCTTAAAGCAATTGATAATCCAAGAGGAATTAATTATAACCTGGTAAATGCCCAACAAGCGCGTAGGGTTTTAGACAGGTTGGTGGGATACGAGCTTTCACCGGTTTTATGGCGAAAAGTAAAAGGAGGTCTTTCTGCCGGAAGAGTACAATCTGTTTCAGTGAGACTTATTGTAGAAAGAGAACGAGAAATTCAAAATTTTACTGCGGAAGCTTCCTTTAGAATAGACGCTGAATTTGCTACAGAAGATGGTAAATCTTTTAAAGCTAAAATTCCAAAGAACTTCGATTCACGAAAAGAGGCTGAAGCATTTCTTCAACAAAACCTGGGGGCAGATTTTAAAGTAGCAGAACTTACTACCAAGCCTGCAAAAAAATCGCCGGCACCACCGTTTACCACTTCAACTTTACAACAGGAAGCTGCGAGGAAGTTGTATTTTTCAGTAAGTAAGACCATGACGATGGCGCAGCGTTTATACGAAGCCGGTCATATTACTTATATGAGAACAGATTCTGTTAACCTTTCAGAAGATGCAAGAAAAGGTGCTAAAGAAGAAATTTTAAAAGCTTACGGAGATAAATACGCTAAATCAAGGCAGTTCAAAGGAAAGACTAAAGGTGCACAAGAAGCTCACGAGGCGATTAGGCCAACTAATTTTGCCAATCATTCGGTAAGAGCAGATCGTGACGAACAACGCTTATATGAGTTGATCTGGAAGCGGGCTATCGCTTCGCAAATGAGTGAAGCGCAATTAGAGCGTACCAATGTGAAAATTGAAGCTTCTAAACACGATAAGCAGTTTACTGCAAATGGGGAGGTTTTGAAGTTTGATGGTTTCTTAAAAGTTTATTTAGAAGGTACAGACGACGATGAAGATGCAGAAGAGCAAAACGGTATGTTACCGGCTTTAAAGGAAAATCAGCCGCTTAGCAACAAATATATTACCGCAACCGAACGATTTACCAGGCCGCCTTATAGATATACAGAAGCTTCTTTAGTGAAGAAACTGGAAGAATTGGGAATTGGTCGTCCATCTACCTATGCGCCTACAATTTCTACTATTCAGAACAGGAATTATATCGAAAAAGGGTCGGTAGATGGTACAGAGCGTGAATATTTGCAATTTGTATTGAAGGGCTCTGATATTAAAGAGAATAAATTAACTGAAACCGTTGGAAGTGATAAAGGGAAATTAGTGCCAACTGCCGTAGGTATGGTGGTGAACGATTTTCTTGTAAATCATTTTTCAAACATTCTTGATTATAATTTTACCGCTAGGGTTGAACAAAGTTTTGATGATATCGCGGAAGGAAATGAAGAGTGGACGCATATGATGAAAGAATTCTACGAAGACTTTCATCCGCAGGTTGTAGATGTTGCCAAAAATGCCGACCGGGAAGTTGGGGAAAGAATTTTAGGTGAAGATCCGGAAACTGGTAAACCTGTAAGTGTTCGTTTAGGGAAATTTGGACCTATGGTTCAAATTGGTTCTGTAGAGGACGATGAGAAACCAAAATTCGCCAGCCTTGGTCCAGACCAAACTTTAGATTCGGTTACTTATGAAGAAGCGATGGATCTTTTCCAGCTTCCGAAGGAATTAGGAGAGTATAAGGATGAAAAAGTTGAGGTGAATAATGGCCGTTTTGGTCCTTATGTGAAATTTGGTAAAAAATATGTTTCTCTTGAAAAAGGAGAAGATCCATTAAACGTAGATTTTGAACGTGCAATGGAGTTGATAAAGGAAAAGGAAAAGGCAGATGCGCCAATTCATCATTACGAAGATATGCCGGTACAGAAGGGTGTAGGTCGTTTTGGTCCTTTCCTAAAATGGAATGGTATTTTCATCAACGTAAATAAGAAATACGATTTTGATAATCTTTCTATTGAAGATATTGAAACCCTAATTGAGGATAAAAAGCGTAAAGAGCGTGAGAAATTAATCCACAATTGGGAAGAAGAAGGAATTAGAGTTGAAAAAGCACGTTGGGGTAGATTTAATATCATAAAAGGCAAGACTAAAATTGAATTGCCAAAAACCACAGATGCCGAGAATTTAACTTTACAGGCGGTGCAGGAGATTTTAGAGGAAAAGTCTAAAAAGAAGAAAAAAACCACCAAAAAGAAAGCTCCGGCTAAAAAGAAAACTGCAGCTAAGAAGGCGACTGCGAAAAAGAAAACCACTACCAAAAAGAAGAAATAA
- a CDS encoding LVIVD repeat-containing protein, whose protein sequence is MRFFYCIITLLLLALMALFTSCEKDDAGGEFYNVAVPIVKPIEEFRAMVKISEPRAITEAGKIYTYGDYVFINDDQKGVHIIDNTDHRNPVKIKFLEIPLNTDIAVKDNMLFANSAMDLVVFDLSDMNNIKEEGRMKNVFPNHNSRIPANATFVDSDNFNSETDVVMGYLMETRKIEMANEAVWGDAFFSNSDANSAGGSGTGGSLARFNINEDYLYIVDENQLSVFNIAGLRNPELIKSEWVGRDIETIFYKENHLYLGSSTGMYIYSLEDPAAPQFKSMFSHILGCDPVVVKDDIAYVTIRGGNACGQEWSQLDVIDVADKSNPQLMKSYDMENPYGLGVKDDWLFVCDGTAGLKIYDTKNTPNLELTDHFQDINTYDVIPLEEVLLMVGDNTLFQYTYKGNEINLLSSFSLN, encoded by the coding sequence ATGAGATTTTTCTACTGTATTATTACGCTGCTGCTTCTGGCTTTAATGGCTCTATTTACTTCTTGCGAAAAAGATGATGCTGGAGGAGAATTTTATAATGTGGCGGTTCCTATTGTAAAGCCTATTGAAGAATTTAGGGCCATGGTGAAGATATCTGAACCAAGAGCCATTACAGAAGCAGGGAAGATCTACACCTATGGAGACTATGTTTTTATAAATGATGATCAGAAAGGAGTTCATATTATAGACAATACCGATCATAGAAATCCTGTGAAAATTAAATTTCTTGAAATTCCGCTGAATACAGATATCGCGGTAAAAGATAATATGCTGTTCGCAAATTCGGCTATGGATCTCGTGGTTTTCGATCTTAGCGATATGAATAATATTAAGGAGGAAGGGAGAATGAAAAACGTTTTTCCAAATCATAACAGCCGTATTCCTGCAAATGCAACTTTTGTAGATAGCGATAATTTTAATAGTGAAACCGATGTTGTGATGGGTTATCTGATGGAAACCCGAAAGATTGAAATGGCCAATGAAGCAGTTTGGGGAGATGCATTCTTTAGTAATTCAGACGCAAACTCGGCTGGTGGCTCGGGAACCGGAGGTTCTTTGGCACGTTTTAATATTAACGAGGATTATTTATATATAGTAGATGAAAATCAATTATCGGTTTTCAATATTGCCGGCTTAAGAAATCCGGAGTTGATAAAAAGCGAATGGGTGGGAAGAGATATAGAAACCATTTTTTATAAAGAGAACCATTTGTACCTTGGAAGTTCTACCGGAATGTATATCTATAGTTTAGAAGATCCGGCTGCACCACAATTTAAATCTATGTTTAGCCATATTTTAGGTTGTGATCCCGTGGTGGTGAAAGATGATATCGCTTATGTAACCATTCGTGGTGGAAATGCTTGCGGGCAGGAGTGGAGCCAACTTGATGTAATAGATGTAGCCGATAAGTCTAATCCACAATTAATGAAATCTTATGATATGGAAAATCCATACGGATTGGGCGTGAAAGACGATTGGTTGTTTGTTTGCGACGGTACCGCCGGTTTAAAAATATATGATACAAAAAATACCCCCAACCTGGAACTAACAGATCACTTTCAGGACATTAACACCTATGACGTCATACCTTTAGAGGAAGTGCTCTTAATGGTTGGGGATAATACACTTTTCCAATATACTTATAAGGGTAATGAGATCAATTTACTAAGTTCTTTTAGCCTCAATTGA
- the miaB gene encoding tRNA (N6-isopentenyl adenosine(37)-C2)-methylthiotransferase MiaB — protein MEKTIDEKKQGNTLVMEPKQENNRKLFIESYGCAMNFSDSEIVASILAKEGFNTTQKLEEADLVLVNTCSIREKAEQTVRKRLEKYNAVKKINPGMKVGVLGCMAERLKEKFLEEEKIVDLVVGPDAYKDLPNLINEVEAGRDAINVLLSKEETYGDVSPVRLQTNGVSAFVSITRGCDNMCTFCVVPFTRGRERSRDPQSIVEEVNELWEKGFKEITLLGQNVDSYLWYGGGLKKDFKNASEIQKATATDFSSLLKLVAEAQPKMRIRFSTSNPQDMTLEVIEVVAAYPNICKHIHLPVQSGSDRILKEMNRLHTREEYFKLIDYIRELMPECSISQDLIVGFPTETEEDHKDTLSLMEYVKYDFGYMYAYSERPGTMAARKLEDDVPAETKQRRLAEIVKLQREHNHFRTQRFLGDTVEVLIERESKKSSEHWSGRTTQNTVAVFPKENYKVGDFVNVKINDCTSATLIGEAVGYSENN, from the coding sequence ATGGAGAAGACAATAGACGAGAAAAAACAGGGAAACACTCTGGTAATGGAACCTAAGCAGGAAAACAACCGTAAACTTTTTATTGAAAGTTACGGGTGTGCGATGAATTTTAGCGACAGTGAAATTGTTGCTTCAATCCTTGCTAAAGAAGGTTTTAATACCACGCAAAAACTTGAAGAAGCAGATCTTGTTTTAGTAAACACCTGTTCTATTAGAGAAAAAGCCGAACAAACCGTTCGTAAAAGACTTGAAAAATACAATGCAGTAAAAAAAATAAACCCGGGAATGAAGGTGGGCGTTTTAGGTTGCATGGCCGAGCGTTTAAAAGAGAAATTTCTGGAAGAAGAAAAAATAGTAGATCTTGTAGTTGGGCCAGATGCCTATAAAGATCTACCTAATCTTATAAACGAAGTTGAAGCAGGTCGGGATGCTATAAATGTGCTTCTTTCTAAAGAAGAAACCTATGGTGATGTTTCTCCCGTGCGCCTACAAACCAATGGAGTTTCAGCCTTTGTTTCTATAACCCGTGGTTGCGATAATATGTGCACCTTTTGCGTGGTGCCTTTTACTCGAGGAAGAGAAAGAAGTCGCGATCCACAAAGTATTGTAGAAGAAGTAAACGAACTTTGGGAAAAAGGATTTAAGGAAATTACACTTTTAGGCCAAAACGTAGATAGTTATTTATGGTATGGCGGCGGACTCAAAAAAGATTTTAAAAATGCCTCTGAAATCCAAAAGGCTACGGCTACCGATTTCTCCTCACTTTTAAAACTTGTTGCTGAAGCACAACCTAAAATGAGAATTAGGTTCTCTACTTCAAACCCTCAGGACATGACTTTAGAGGTAATTGAAGTTGTGGCCGCTTATCCCAATATCTGCAAGCATATTCATTTACCAGTTCAAAGCGGGAGCGACAGGATCTTAAAAGAGATGAACAGGCTGCATACCCGGGAAGAATATTTTAAACTTATAGACTATATAAGAGAATTAATGCCCGAATGCTCTATCTCCCAGGATTTGATAGTTGGTTTTCCAACTGAAACCGAAGAAGATCACAAGGATACTTTATCATTAATGGAATATGTGAAGTATGACTTTGGCTATATGTATGCATATTCTGAAAGGCCCGGCACCATGGCTGCACGTAAACTGGAAGATGATGTTCCTGCAGAAACAAAACAACGTAGGTTGGCTGAAATAGTAAAACTGCAACGGGAACATAACCACTTTAGAACACAACGATTCCTTGGCGATACCGTAGAGGTCTTAATAGAACGAGAATCAAAAAAATCAAGCGAACACTGGAGCGGCCGTACTACACAAAATACGGTAGCTGTTTTTCCTAAGGAAAATTATAAAGTTGGGGATTTTGTAAACGTAAAAATAAACGATTGTACCAGTGCTACCCTAATAGGCGAAGCGGTTGGCTATAGTGAAAATAACTAA
- a CDS encoding sigma-54 interaction domain-containing protein, protein MESIQAVKQRFGIIGDDQRLNRAIEKAIQVAPTDISVLVTGESGVGKESIPKIIHSLSHRKHGKYIAVNCGAIPEGTIDSELFGHEKGAFTGATQTRSGYFEVADGGTIFLDEVGELPLPTQVRLLRVLENGEFIKVGSSKVQKSDVRIIAATNINMQESIKKERFREDLYYRLSTVEINLPPLRDRKDDIHLLFRKFASDFALKYKMPTIKLQDDAVSLLQKYRWGGNIRQLRNIAEQISVLEQERIIGPERLKEYLPDIGSNLPAVIADKKKESDFSNEREILYKVLFDMKSDLTDLKKLTLKLMESGNTQKVQDENESLIQKIYGDNEDGEDVDAEELDALSNENLEVLQIPQNSPKSELNREKDKYYFAEEIEEEETLSLQDKELELIKKSLERHSGKRKAAAEELGISERTLYRKIKQYNL, encoded by the coding sequence ATGGAATCAATTCAGGCAGTAAAACAGCGGTTTGGAATAATTGGCGACGATCAACGCCTTAACCGCGCTATAGAAAAAGCAATCCAGGTTGCGCCTACAGATATTTCGGTATTGGTAACCGGGGAAAGTGGGGTTGGTAAAGAAAGTATTCCAAAAATAATCCACTCACTTTCTCATAGAAAACACGGAAAATACATCGCAGTTAACTGTGGTGCAATTCCCGAAGGAACTATAGATTCTGAACTTTTTGGTCACGAGAAGGGCGCCTTTACCGGCGCTACCCAAACCCGTAGCGGTTATTTTGAAGTTGCCGATGGCGGGACTATTTTTTTAGATGAAGTTGGAGAATTACCGCTTCCCACACAGGTTAGATTACTGCGTGTTTTGGAAAACGGGGAATTTATAAAAGTAGGTTCTTCTAAAGTGCAAAAATCTGATGTTCGCATTATCGCAGCTACCAACATTAATATGCAGGAATCTATTAAAAAGGAGCGCTTCCGCGAAGATCTTTATTATAGATTAAGCACGGTAGAAATCAACCTTCCACCTTTGCGCGATCGTAAAGACGATATTCATTTATTATTTAGAAAATTTGCATCAGATTTCGCGCTGAAATATAAAATGCCCACCATTAAGCTTCAGGACGATGCGGTTAGTTTATTACAAAAATACCGTTGGGGCGGGAATATTCGGCAGTTAAGAAATATTGCCGAACAAATTTCGGTCTTAGAGCAGGAACGCATCATAGGCCCGGAACGTTTAAAAGAGTATTTACCCGATATTGGTAGTAATTTACCCGCTGTAATCGCCGATAAAAAGAAAGAAAGCGATTTTAGTAATGAGCGTGAAATTCTCTATAAGGTGCTTTTTGATATGAAAAGCGATCTTACCGATCTAAAGAAACTCACCCTAAAGTTAATGGAAAGCGGGAACACGCAGAAGGTTCAGGATGAGAATGAAAGTCTTATTCAAAAAATTTATGGTGACAATGAAGATGGCGAAGACGTAGACGCTGAAGAATTGGATGCACTTAGCAACGAAAACCTGGAGGTGCTTCAAATTCCACAAAACAGTCCGAAATCTGAACTTAACAGGGAAAAAGATAAATATTATTTTGCTGAAGAGATCGAAGAAGAGGAAACCCTTTCTTTACAGGATAAAGAATTAGAGCTTATCAAGAAATCTTTAGAAAGGCATAGTGGAAAACGCAAAGCTGCTGCCGAAGAATTAGGCATAAGTGAACGCACACTTTATAGAAAAATAAAACAATACAACCTGTAA
- a CDS encoding LptE family protein, with protein MKKSAFLLSLVLMLCTQSCGIYSFTGADTGEAESFQVNFFQNQADLVEPGIDRTFTLQLQDLIQNQTSLSLANNNADLIFEGEIIDFYVAPITATSENTAAQNRLTIAVNVRYYNTLEPEKDFERRFSFYYDYPANAQLVGGTLETAVNEIYDRLTQDIFNAALTDW; from the coding sequence ATGAAAAAATCTGCTTTTCTTTTATCCCTTGTACTTATGTTATGCACACAATCTTGCGGGATTTATTCTTTTACCGGTGCCGATACCGGAGAGGCTGAATCATTTCAGGTAAATTTCTTTCAAAACCAGGCCGATTTGGTTGAACCTGGGATAGATAGAACTTTCACCCTGCAATTACAGGATCTTATTCAAAATCAAACCAGTTTAAGCCTGGCAAACAATAACGCCGATCTAATTTTTGAAGGAGAGATCATCGACTTTTACGTAGCTCCAATTACCGCAACCTCCGAGAATACCGCTGCACAAAACCGACTCACTATTGCGGTAAATGTTAGGTATTACAATACCCTGGAACCGGAAAAAGATTTTGAAAGACGATTTTCTTTTTATTACGATTATCCTGCCAACGCACAGCTGGTTGGAGGCACCCTGGAAACCGCGGTAAATGAAATTTACGATCGTCTTACTCAAGATATTTTTAATGCCGCTTTAACCGATTGGTAA
- the secG gene encoding preprotein translocase subunit SecG: protein MSTFTIFLALIVIVAFLLVVVIMVQNPKGGGLSSSFGGSGQQVGGVKKTGDFLDKSTWTLATLLLVLILLSNVTIMDDAGYGESRVFDEEAMPENTATPPAQMLGQTSESDSAQ, encoded by the coding sequence ATGAGCACATTCACGATTTTTTTAGCATTAATAGTTATTGTAGCCTTTTTACTGGTAGTAGTAATTATGGTACAGAATCCTAAAGGCGGTGGTTTATCTTCCTCTTTTGGTGGTAGCGGACAACAAGTAGGTGGAGTTAAGAAGACCGGAGACTTTTTAGATAAAAGTACCTGGACCTTAGCAACGCTTTTATTAGTCCTTATTTTACTTTCTAATGTAACAATTATGGATGATGCTGGTTACGGCGAATCAAGGGTTTTTGACGAAGAAGCAATGCCTGAGAACACCGCTACTCCACCAGCACAAATGCTAGGACAAACATCAGAATCTGACAGCGCTCAATAA
- a CDS encoding co-chaperone GroES has protein sequence MGLNIKPLSDRVLIEPEAAETKTASGIYIPETAKEKPQRGKVVAVGKGNKDHDMTVKVGDTVLYGKYSGTELKLEGTDYLMMREDDILAIV, from the coding sequence ATGGGACTAAACATTAAACCGCTCTCAGACAGAGTTCTTATTGAACCTGAAGCTGCCGAAACCAAAACGGCATCTGGAATTTACATTCCCGAAACAGCTAAAGAAAAACCACAACGAGGAAAAGTTGTAGCTGTAGGTAAAGGAAATAAAGACCACGATATGACTGTGAAAGTTGGTGATACTGTACTTTACGGAAAATACTCCGGTACAGAACTAAAACTTGAGGGCACAGACTATCTAATGATGAGAGAAGACGATATTCTTGCAATAGTATAA
- the groL gene encoding chaperonin GroEL (60 kDa chaperone family; promotes refolding of misfolded polypeptides especially under stressful conditions; forms two stacked rings of heptamers to form a barrel-shaped 14mer; ends can be capped by GroES; misfolded proteins enter the barrel where they are refolded when GroES binds), producing MAKDIKFDIQARDGIKRGVDALANAVKVTLGPKGRNVVISKSFGAPTVTKDGVTVAKEIELEDPLENMGAQMVKEVASKTNDLAGDGTTTATVLAQAIVKEGLKNVAAGASPMDLKRGIDKAVTAITKDLEKQTKEVGDSSEKIKQVASISANNDEHIGDLIAKAFGKVGKEGVITVEEAKGTETHVEVVEGMQFDRGYLSPYFVTNSEKMTADLEDPYILLFDKKISSMKDLLPVLEPVAQSGKPLLIIAEDVDGEALATLVVNKLRGSLKIAAVKAPGFGDRRKAMLEDIAILTGGTVISEERGFSLENATIDMLGTAEKVAIDKDNTTIVNGAGDNKQIEERVNQIKAQIETTTSDYDKEKLQERLAKLAGGVAVLYVGAASEVEMKEKKDRVDDALHATRAAVEEGIVAGGGVALVRAQAVLAKLKAENDDEATGIQIVVRAIESPLRTIVENAGGEASVVINKVLEGKKEFGYDAKTDTFVDMMKAGIIDPKKVTRVALENAASVAGMILTTECALVDLPEDDKGGGGMPGGMGGGMPGMM from the coding sequence ATGGCAAAAGATATAAAGTTTGACATTCAAGCCCGTGACGGAATTAAGCGCGGTGTAGATGCATTGGCAAATGCCGTAAAAGTAACTTTAGGTCCTAAAGGACGTAATGTAGTAATAAGCAAATCTTTTGGTGCACCAACCGTAACTAAAGATGGTGTTACTGTAGCAAAAGAGATCGAACTTGAAGACCCACTAGAAAATATGGGTGCTCAAATGGTTAAGGAAGTTGCTTCTAAAACCAACGATCTTGCGGGAGACGGTACTACTACCGCCACTGTACTTGCCCAGGCAATCGTAAAAGAAGGCCTTAAAAACGTTGCAGCTGGCGCAAGCCCAATGGACCTTAAAAGAGGTATAGATAAAGCTGTAACTGCAATCACTAAAGATTTAGAGAAACAAACTAAAGAAGTTGGTGATTCTTCAGAAAAAATAAAGCAGGTTGCTTCTATTTCGGCCAATAACGATGAGCACATTGGTGATCTTATCGCCAAGGCTTTCGGTAAAGTTGGAAAAGAAGGTGTAATTACCGTAGAAGAAGCTAAAGGTACCGAGACTCACGTTGAAGTCGTTGAAGGTATGCAATTTGACCGTGGTTATCTTTCTCCATATTTCGTAACGAATTCAGAGAAAATGACTGCAGATCTTGAAGATCCGTACATTTTATTGTTCGACAAAAAGATCTCTTCTATGAAAGATTTGCTTCCTGTTCTTGAGCCGGTAGCACAATCTGGAAAGCCACTTTTAATTATTGCTGAAGATGTAGACGGCGAAGCCCTTGCTACATTAGTGGTAAACAAACTACGTGGTTCTCTTAAAATCGCTGCTGTTAAAGCTCCAGGATTTGGAGATCGTAGAAAAGCAATGTTAGAAGATATCGCTATCCTAACCGGTGGTACTGTTATTTCTGAAGAAAGAGGATTCTCATTAGAAAACGCCACTATCGATATGTTAGGTACCGCTGAAAAAGTAGCTATCGATAAAGATAATACTACTATCGTAAATGGTGCTGGTGATAACAAGCAGATCGAAGAACGTGTAAACCAGATCAAAGCTCAGATCGAAACCACTACTTCAGATTATGATAAAGAAAAACTTCAGGAGCGTTTGGCTAAGTTAGCTGGCGGTGTTGCCGTACTTTATGTAGGTGCAGCTTCAGAAGTTGAAATGAAAGAGAAGAAAGACCGTGTAGATGATGCCCTTCATGCAACCCGTGCGGCTGTAGAAGAAGGAATTGTTGCCGGTGGTGGTGTTGCTCTTGTAAGAGCTCAAGCCGTTCTTGCTAAATTAAAAGCTGAAAATGACGATGAGGCTACAGGAATTCAGATAGTGGTTAGAGCTATTGAATCTCCACTTAGAACTATCGTAGAAAATGCTGGTGGTGAAGCTTCTGTAGTAATCAATAAAGTTCTTGAAGGCAAGAAAGAATTTGGTTACGATGCGAAAACCGACACATTTGTAGATATGATGAAAGCCGGAATTATAGATCCTAAGAAGGTAACAAGAGTTGCGCTTGAAAACGCTGCTTCTGTTGCCGGAATGATCTTAACTACCGAATGTGCCCTTGTTGATCTTCCAGAAGACGACAAAGGTGGCGGAGGTATGCCAGGCGGAATGGGCGGCGGAATGCCCGGAATGATGTAA
- a CDS encoding copper homeostasis protein CutC yields MTYIREACVESIEQALVAEENGADRIELCADLDAEGLTPSRELILSAKSHLNIPIRVMIRPRAGDFVYNNAEIKQMASDIAFCKEAGVNGVVLGILKEDKTINIDAVEKLAEIGKPMKFVFHKAIDETPAILESVKSLRDLGVVNGILTSGGENTASEGIQKLKNIIALAGDMEVICAGKITTTNLEELHREINAKAYHGKRIVSGLE; encoded by the coding sequence ATGACTTATATAAGAGAAGCCTGCGTAGAAAGCATAGAACAAGCTTTGGTTGCTGAAGAAAATGGAGCTGATCGCATCGAGCTCTGTGCAGATTTAGATGCAGAAGGTTTAACACCTTCCAGAGAATTGATCCTTTCGGCTAAATCCCATTTAAATATTCCGATCCGCGTTATGATTAGACCCCGGGCTGGTGATTTCGTGTATAATAATGCTGAAATTAAGCAGATGGCTAGTGATATAGCCTTTTGTAAAGAAGCCGGTGTAAATGGCGTGGTATTAGGAATTTTAAAAGAAGATAAAACAATAAATATTGATGCCGTTGAAAAACTTGCGGAAATAGGAAAACCTATGAAATTTGTCTTTCATAAAGCCATTGATGAAACTCCGGCTATTTTAGAATCTGTGAAATCTTTAAGAGACTTAGGTGTTGTAAATGGAATTCTTACTTCAGGAGGTGAAAATACCGCCTCTGAAGGTATTCAGAAGCTTAAAAATATAATAGCTCTGGCCGGTGATATGGAAGTGATTTGTGCTGGAAAAATCACCACAACAAATCTAGAAGAATTACACAGGGAAATCAATGCTAAGGCGTACCACGGCAAAAGAATTGTTTCGGGATTAGAATAA
- a CDS encoding SRPBCC domain-containing protein gives MKMLEIKTALQIAKSKAEVYEAIIDSEQMKNYFIAESSGMMEEGKSISWKFPEFEEYAPVNVLKLVPGEFISFEWEGAKDKILLVEISLTEVSKTSTLVRIQEGKMKADEMGIQWFGGNTEGWANFLACLKAYLEFGINLRKGGFDFMKKS, from the coding sequence ATGAAGATGTTAGAAATTAAAACGGCCCTGCAAATCGCAAAATCGAAAGCTGAAGTTTATGAAGCGATTATAGATTCTGAGCAAATGAAAAATTATTTTATTGCCGAAAGCTCCGGAATGATGGAAGAGGGGAAATCTATAAGCTGGAAATTTCCGGAATTTGAAGAATATGCGCCGGTAAATGTTCTAAAACTAGTTCCTGGTGAATTCATTTCTTTTGAATGGGAAGGAGCGAAAGATAAAATCTTACTGGTTGAAATTAGCCTTACCGAAGTTTCTAAAACCAGTACGCTAGTAAGGATACAAGAAGGCAAGATGAAAGCAGATGAGATGGGCATCCAATGGTTTGGTGGAAATACCGAAGGTTGGGCAAATTTCCTTGCCTGTTTAAAGGCTTATTTGGAATTTGGGATCAATCTTAGGAAAGGTGGCTTTGATTTTATGAAGAAAAGCTAA